The Panicum virgatum strain AP13 chromosome 3N, P.virgatum_v5, whole genome shotgun sequence genome includes the window CCCTGCTCATAGTGCTCATTTTCTGCCCTTATGTCATAAGGCTCGTTGTCATTAAATCGAACCTGGTAGGAATCCCTTTCATCTTCAACTATCATGTTGTGGAGTATAATACATGCATACATGATGTCTGTCAGCGTGTCTTCATTCCAAAAGCGAGCAGGGCCTCGTAATATTGCAAATCTAGCCTGTAAAACTCCGAATGCCCTCTCAACATCTTTTCTTGCAGCTTCTTGCTTTGTTGCAAACAATTTATGCTTCGCGCTGTAAGGCAATGCAATTGTTTTGACAAAAGCAGCCCACTCAGGATATATATCATCGGCTAGGTAGTACCCCATATTGTATTGATTGCCATTCACTGTGAACTGGGATGGCGGAGCGCTTCCTTGTAATATGTTTGTGAATAATGGTGACTGATTCAAGACATTAATGTCATTGTTTGAACCAGGCACACCAAAAAATGCATGCCATATCCACAGATCATGCGAGGCAACAGCTTCGAGCATGATTGTTGGGACCTTATAATCACCTCGAGTATACTGCCCTTTCCAAGCTACTGGGCAATTTTTCCATTGCTAATGCATGCAATCAACACTACCAAGCATGCCAGGGAACCCACGTGCTTCACCTATTTGTAGCAACCTTCTAATGTCATCTTCAGTGGGTCTTCTAAGATAATGTGCACCAAAATTCTCTCTAATGCCTTTCACAAATAAGGTCAAGCACTCAATGACAGTACTTTCTGCAATTCGCAGACCCTCATCTAATAGATCAGCAGGACTACCATAAGCCAACATGCGCATAGCAGCTGTGCACTTAAGTAGTGTTGAAAAACCTTTCTTCGCGAAGGCATCTCGACGTTGACGAAAATATGGAGACCACTCACCAAGGATCTGTACGATGCGCAGAAATATATGCATTCGCATCCTGAATCTCCTCCGAAATTGAGCATTGGTATACACCGGGTTGCTGCAGAAGTAGTCAGCTTCTAACCGCTTGTTTGCATCTTCTCTATTTCGATCTATATACTTTTTCTTTGTTGGCTGGTTGGAGGTAGCAGCTAGATCAACTtggatgcttgcttcaatctcTTCTTCAATCTCTTCATCTATTTCTGCTTGAATCTCTGCTTCAAGTGGGTCATTCGTGAGCTCCCACATGAGCCTCTCAAGGTCACCATCTaagttttggggggggggggagaattTGATTCTGAAGACATTTTTGCTCTAGTGCAGCCTCTTGCTCCTACCCTCCACACTCTTTTATAGGTGCATGCATGGTCACAACGGCTAGTTTTACAACGGCTAGTTCACAGGAACCTAGAATCCAGTATCCTATGCCTTTCTGCAAtggctttttcttttcttttcagcaCATATACAACGGCTAGTTCAAAGGAAACACAGAAGTAACTTGCATACATGAGTTACTGGAGCTAATACATGGTACATGGATACATTCAGGATACATGCTAATACATAGTACTAGCTAATACATGGTACTTGGATACATTCAGGATACATGCTAATACATAGTACTTGGATACATGACTAATAACTACTTCTCTGCAGGGAATATCTAGGACTGCAAATAACTCAATGCACTATCATGGCCTTGTTTCCGCTTATCGCTGTACCCTGTAGTATCTTCAGCCAACAAGTTCAGGTACTTTTCTAGCATTTCGACCTTTGTCTTCTCTATTGTTGCTTTTGCTGCCTTTTCCACGGCTTCTGCTCTCACCTTTGTTGCTTCATGACAAGCTTTCATTCTCTCTGCTTTAAGGCTTTCCAAACTCATTTCTGGTGTGAGCTTCTTCTCTTTCCCTTTCATTTTAGCTTTTGCTTTCTTCTATCCTTCTGGTCGAGATCGCTCTACAGGCTCTCCATCCTCACTTTCCTGGTTTGAAGAAGATGTGTAAGCCCCTGATTCAGTTTGCTTCAATCTCTTGTTTGCAGCCATTTCTTGGTTCTCACTTCTCTTTGCCCATTTTGGTTGGTCCTTCACTGCTTTCCACCAATAGTCTAGAGTGAATGCTCTCCCCTGTGTTTCTCTTTTGTAAACTGCATGGGCTTTTGCCATAATCTGGTCGTCAGATTCTCCACTGCGATATGCATGATGCATTCTAATCCAGAATCCATTGAAATGGACCACGAGCTTATTTGTCTTGGTGTAGTGGGTTTTGCATTGTGCAACTATTCTTCTTCTTTCAGGTCTGACATTGCTATTGAATTCTGCCACAATATTCTTCCAAAAGCTTTCACCCTTTTGTGAATTCCCCTTCACTGGATCCACAGAATGATGCAACCAAGCACTAACCAGTTTGAGATCCTCTTCCTCACTCCAATGCATACGACCAGACTTCTTTTCTTCACCTTCACTAGTATCACTCCAGACTTCTTGATTGCTGATATCTGCATTCATATTATTATGTTGTACAGGAGATATCGGTGATGCCGGACCTGACCCAACATCACCATGGCTATAAGCCATGGACTCAACTGGTGATGAAGACCGAACACCTTCAATTGCAGCTCCTCTTCCAAACATTCTAGCAGGAGGAAAGCTAAAGTTGGCTTCATATGGAATACCAGGATGAAACCCTCCGTATGGGTGGTAGTTTGGAGGCATGCCATATGGACTAAAGTTTTGAGGAAACTGAGGTTGAAGCTGTGGATTCAATTGAGGAGGAAAATTTGCAAACGGTGGTTGCTGGTATCATGTAGTGGGTCTATTGCTTGGATCTCCTTGCTCTTGAGGATAGGAGTTTGAACGTTGTAGTGGATTTGGAGTTGAATCATCCATAGTTTTTTTCCTATAGAAGGTAGTGGTCCAATTTGAACTGGATGTATGCATATTTGTAGCCAGGCGCTCCGGGGCTCAATGTTTGCAGCAACGGCTACTTGTAACGGCCAGGCGAAGGGAACGGCTAGCAAGTCAACTTGCAACCGTCAATAtacaaaaaattatattttatttgaagcactcggtgcaaaattgagCTCCGAGGCTATGGTGCAGCTTCGTAGCACCCCCTCCTCTAGCGTATGGACATAGGGAATCTTTGTCAGATGCTCCAGAGCACCCTCAAAATTCCAACGCTGGAGCTGCTCTTATAGGACGGCGGCTCACCCCGTCCCCACCCAAGACGGTAAACATCTCCCTATGCCCACAGGAGAGGCTATAAGTAGAAGATATGGGCATCTTGTATAAGGGATGGGATCCCAACAGATTCAACTCAATTGAATACAACGACTAGCACCACACAAGACacagggtattacgctccgaagCGGCATGAATCTGTCTAAACCATCTTGTCTCCTGATCGTCACACGGATCAAATCTCTTTTGCGTGTTACAGCCCTGGCCGAATCTGGAAACAGTATTCCCATGAATCTCTACTTGCGCGCCTTCACCGTTCGCCCCCCAACCACCCTGCACtatagatggcaacgggtattTTACCCGCGGATACCAGTGTcacaaacccgcacccgcgagaaAAAACCACACCCGCACCCGCGCCCGCTACCCGCCACGGGTAGCAAGTTACGCCCGTTCCCACTATCTGCGGGCATGCCTTGCCCGCGGATATGCCCGTGTACCCGCCAGGCCACCACACCTACAGGAGAATGCTGCCGGGGAGGCGCATTGGCAACCGGGGTCAGGGTGGCGTAGACGGGCAAACAACGGCCGGTCGACGGGGTAGGCGAGGCGATGCGGACGGCGGCCGAGGCGATGGGGTGACACGGATGGCAGCCGGGGCGACGGGGTCCATGGATGACGGCGAGGTGACGGGGTCCACGGATAGCGGCGAGGCGATGGGATCCACAGTTGGGGCGGATGTGGGCGATGTGAAAGACggctggggtggatctgggtgaCGCGGACGGCGGCCGAGCGATGGAGCAGCGGTCCAAGGGCCCGAGGAAgagggagggagcggcggccggcggtggagcggcggtccaggggcccgaggaggagggagggagcagtGGCCGGCGGTGGAGTGACGCCCGGCGGcccgaggaggaaggagagcggcggccagcggcccgaggaggagggaggggcggaCCGCTGGCTGAggggtgcgggaggagggagcggcgctgggggcgcggggcgctgggctgggggcggcggcggcgggcactcAGGAGTGGGGAAGGAATGGAACAAGAGAAACCCTAGAAAGTAGAGATGATTTATATAAAAGGTGTTACTGTGttagggcccacatgtcagcgggtTTGCGGGTTCGGATATTAAATTTTCAAACCCGTTATGAAATACCCGTTGGGTTTAGAGTCGTAcccgcacccgcgcccgcgGGCACAAACCCAAACCCGAATCCGCGCCCAACGggtcgggtatccgcgggtacgCGGGTATTTTGTACCCATTGCCATCCTTACCCTGCACGCTGAGCTGCCCGAGCTGCCGGAGGTGACGACTCCGGCGGCACCCCCGCTCCCGCACCGTCTTATGTTATCATGTTGCCCCGTCTTCCTCTAGATCCGCTGTGTGCCCTGCACGCTGAGCTGCCCGAGCTGCCGGAGGTGACGACTCCGGCGGCACCCCCGCTCCCGCCCCGTCTTCTGTTATTATGTTGCCCCGTCTTCCTCATCCGCTGGACACAGATGGACTTGCAGAAGAAGGTGAGATAAGAAGAGAAAAAATTGCTCGAGTGTGGCTACTTCCTAGTAAAATTTCTATCAAAATTGTTTGTTCCAAATAAATGCCCCAAACCGGCACACCACCAGGTCAATGGTCACGAGTCAAAATTTGATAAAACCAACCCCGTAATGAACAGATAGCCTCCTCTTTCGATAAAGCCCCCGACGGCACGGCGCCCAGGGGCCCCCACCAACCCTCCCCCTCGCCTCCGCTCCGCCTCCCATGGCGTCGTCCCTCGCCGCCTTCCACCCCGCCCTCCCTCACGCCCACCCGCACCGCCACCCCGCCCGCCCCAACCCCaccaccggcctcctccgcctcctcccgtcgcgccgccgcgcccgcccccgcgcggccggccgcctcgtcgtctccgcctcctccacctccgccccgccccCCTCGGCTGACAGGTCGGAGGCCGCGTCGTCGCTGGAGAGATGCCTCTCGGCGACGTCCCCGGTGATGGggaccggggcggcggcgccggcctcggCCCCGCCCCGCGCCCCGCCGGCGATGAAGGGGGGACGGAAGCAGTACGGCGCCTTTGGGGCCGTCACGCTCGAGAAGGCCAAGCTCGACCTATCCCAGCGCCGCAAGAAGATCATGCCCGAGGTTGGCACCTAATCCTAATCGTTTTGTTGGTTTGCGTAATTAATCTTTTACCGCTAGAAGAAGGGTGATTTCAGATATAGGGTTTAGGCAATTTTAGAGACACGCCTTTGTGTTTGAATCCCGCCGGATTGAGTAACATGAATTCCTGATGCCATCCACATGGAATTCATTTGGGAAAAATCAGATGGTTAGACTGACTTCAACAGCGGAAAGGGGAAAACGAGGAAGGCAAATGGCAGTTTGCATCGCCACAGCGTTTGCATCGCGCACGCAAAAAAAGCCGATCTCCAACAGCGCAGCGCCGCGCGCAGTGCCCCTCCCACCACCACCCCTTCCCGCCGGtggccgccccctcctctcctcccctacTCCATTTGCCGCCCGCgctgccccctcccctcctcccgctgGTGGCCGCGGCTGCGCGGCCGAcgcggaggcgccggcgccaccccctcccctcccctccccgcccgCTCGAGCTCCGGCCACGACGGTCCCGGCGGCCCTCCCTTCCCCTGCTCGAAGGCGGTGTCGAGGAGGGCACATGCGCGAGCGTACTCCGTGGACGCGATGGCCGCGTCGATCTGTGACATGattcgagctcggctcggcgaGGAGCGGCCGACGGGGCCAGGCGGAGCGGACGAGGCGAGCGGATGGATCGACGCGCCGCTGCCCCCGGATCGACGCGCCCCTCTGCTCCTCCGTCGGcctggagagggagggaggcggcgggaggACGGGCCGGCGGCGCTATGGCCTTCCCTGCGccgagggaggagggccgccgcAGATCCGAGGCCGGCGAGttcgcggccggcgagctcgcagCCGGCGAGCACGAGGCCGGCCGACCCGAGGCCAGCGAGCTcgcggccggcgagcccgaGGCCGGCCGACCCGAGCCGCTGCGGGCTGCTGCCACGGCCGCGGTGGGAGCTCAAGGCCGCCGCGCCGACGATGCTCTTCGGCGTGCACCTCATCGTCGTCCCGGGCGCCAAGAGGCCGGCTTCGCCGGAGGAGGACGCGCACGAGCCGGCCCCGTCCGTGCTCCTCCGTCGTGGATCCGCCGACCATGGACACGGCGGAgcaggcccgcgccgccgtccccttctCCCGCTCGCGAAATGCCTCGAGGAGAGAGGGGATGTATTTTTACACATCCTCTCTCGGAGGCAAACTGCCTCAGGCTTTTGCACCGGCTGTTGGATGGAGATTTTGCGATGCACAGTGCCAACTCGAGAGGCAAAAATGGAATTACCTCTCCTGTTGGACTCAGTTTTAGACAGTTTAGAATGCCAAAATATTGGATAAGGCATGCTGGTGCAGAGGCCCCTGCGGTTTCTGCTCCAATTTATGACCCCTTCTCCTTACTTCTATTCTGTAACCATGCTCTGAAATGGAATCACTATGTGGCATGGTTGTCTGCTCCAATTTTCCCGATTGCATGTACCAAATAAAATAGGTGTGCAATTCACCTTGCAAGGCTGTGTAACATTTTCCCCCAAATGTTCCATGCTTTCTGTCTGCctgagtgatatttttgctctaGTGAGAATAGTGACTAGTGAATGGAGATTCTGAAGCAACAATGTTTTGGAATTAAACTGCATTGCCATTTCTTGCAGTATCTTATTCTTTATGTGTTATTGACCTTTTAACAAGATTGATTAGAACTGGCTTTATATTTCCTTTTTTGTTCTATTTTGAAGAGGCATCAGTAATAATTCCATAATACCACCAAATTATACTCAATAACTGGTGTTGCTTAGAACCTGTGAGCTTAGTGCAACTTAGTTAAGATTAAGTTTTGATTTCAGAATATTTAGATCACCCAGAAACTACTATTGTGGTATCAGGAGTGTTCCTATGTTTCATTTTATGGTCTTTAAAACATTATATAACCACATGAATTCATTAAACATTTCCCACTTCTTGTGATTGTGTTGGAGTTATCATTTTGCAAGTTAGCTCAACAGTGCAAGTGATGCATTGACATCCTTTACATCCTTGGAAACCCATGGAATTTGTTTAGGCTTATTTAGTTGATGATCTTTGCTTGACATTACAATACTACAGTAGAAAACTTCTAGTTGGAAGCAGGAAGGGCTCGTTGTTCAAGCTTACGCGTTTCTTGTGACTTGAAACCTGATAATATTCTTTGTATTATTTTCCTTATTTGCTAGTATTGTTAACAGAATGTAATGGCAAGTTGCCTGGGTCATATGCTTGTTTTACCTTGTATACTGATCACGCGTTTCCTTTCAAATTTTCAGCTGGCCAcaggtggcggtggtggagatATAGGAAAAAGGATTGGTCATGGTGGGGGTGATGGtggagatgatgatggtgatgatgatgattactttgatgattttgatgatggggaggaagaagaaggtggaCTTTTCAGGAGGCGAATCGTTGTACAGGAGGTGAGATACCTAATATTCTGATTTAGATGAAGCTGATAAAGTTTTGAGATTTTTGAGCTGATTAATGCTTCTTTTCTTGAGGCAGCTTTTCAATAGAGAGTTTGTAGAAGCTGTGCTGCAAGAATGGTGCAAAACGATGAGTAATTTGCCTGCTGGTCTCCGCCAAGCTTATGAGATGGTAAAATTTGTTCTCTTCTTTCGTATGTCATACTTTGGTATGATTATTGAATGACATGAACTTTACATGAGATATCCGATCTTAGGGTTTGGTGAGTTCTGCACAGATGGTGCGGTACCTATCAATATTTGCAAGGCCTACAACCGCTAGGTCCTTCTCGAGAGCTCTTCCAGGATGGCTCTCCAGAGGTCTTGTTGGGAGGTAACATCTGAATCATGTGCACAATGACACCCTATTTGGTTCAGGCAGATTGCTCCTGTAATTTTAGAATTTAGTTCAA containing:
- the LOC120667831 gene encoding uncharacterized protein LOC120667831 translates to MWELTNDPLEAEIQAEIDEEIEEEIEASIQVDLAATSNQPTKKKYIDRNREDANKRLEADYFCSNPVYTNAQFRRRFRMRMHIFLRIVQILGEWSPYFRQRRDAFAKKGFSTLLKCTAAMRMLAYGSPADLLDEGLRIAESTVIECLTLFVKGIRENFGAHYLRRPTEDDIRRLLQIGEARGFPGQYTRGDYKVPTIMLEAVASHDLWIWHAFFGVPGSNNDINVLNQSPLFTNILQGSAPPSQFTVNGNQYNMGYYLADDIYPEWAAFVKTIALPYSAKHKLFATKQEAARKDVERAFGVLQARFAILRGPARFWNEDTLTDIMYACIILHNMIVEDERDSYQVRFNDNEPYDIRAENEHYEQGTSKPLVGFAHGPIHEFSRVLEANEAIHDREKHHQLKADLVEHIWQRFGMNKFSVVLYLAERVDGSGDVAQHDVRDALPRVGVPAAGGPGAIHWYCGEPDAEGAECGGASSGMTQSTRT
- the LOC120667832 gene encoding glutathione S-transferase T3-like, whose protein sequence is MAYSHGDVGSGPASPISPVQHNNMNADISNQEVWSDTSEGEEKKSGRMHWSEEEDLKLVSAWLHHSVDPVKGNSQKGESFWKNIVAEFNSNVRPERRRIVAQCKTHYTKTNKLVVHFNGFWIRMHHAYRSGESDDQIMAKAHAVYKRETQGRAFTLDYWWKAVKDQPKWAKRSENQEMAANKRLKQTESGAYTSSSNQESEDGEPVERSRPEG